A single genomic interval of Flavihumibacter rivuli harbors:
- a CDS encoding DUF6010 family protein, producing the protein MNAAIIGISSGFLAIIFILLKRYDKRVVYGLLLTGIGFLYVGFAWTNVRELIINVVQAVLFLNIAYFGIKKNIYLLAAGYFLHGIWDFSYGYFCDPGLVPPDYDLFCLTFDFVVGIYLVLFKKQIMSKGLSKAIC; encoded by the coding sequence ATGAATGCAGCAATTATTGGGATATCATCAGGCTTTTTAGCTATTATTTTTATCCTTCTGAAGCGGTATGATAAGAGGGTAGTATATGGCTTGTTGCTTACAGGTATCGGATTCCTATATGTCGGATTTGCATGGACAAATGTGCGGGAATTGATCATTAATGTGGTTCAGGCTGTTTTGTTCCTGAATATTGCCTATTTCGGGATAAAAAAGAATATTTACCTGCTTGCTGCCGGTTATTTCCTGCATGGTATTTGGGATTTTTCTTATGGTTATTTCTGTGATCCCGGACTTGTTCCACCCGATTATGATTTGTTTTGTCTCACATTCGATTTTGTAGTTGGGATTTACCTGGTGCTTTTCAAAAAGCAGATAATGAGCAAAGGGCTAAGCAAAGCTATTTGTTAG
- a CDS encoding CBS domain-containing protein produces the protein MKKVADILAVKSRSLVSVAPETTVLDALKIMADNNIGSILVLSGEDYRGLLTERDYARKVILKGKSSTDTKVMDIMSTDLPHISPDSSIDECMQLMSVNNIRYLPVFKGDDELVGIVSINDIIKAVIANQAATISHLQSYIHS, from the coding sequence ATGAAAAAGGTTGCCGATATTCTGGCAGTAAAGAGCCGGAGCCTGGTTAGCGTAGCTCCTGAGACCACCGTACTGGATGCACTGAAGATCATGGCCGATAACAACATAGGCTCTATCCTGGTATTAAGCGGTGAGGATTACCGCGGCCTGCTGACCGAAAGGGATTATGCCCGAAAAGTGATCCTGAAAGGCAAATCCTCCACCGACACCAAGGTGATGGATATCATGTCTACCGACCTGCCCCATATTTCCCCCGACAGCTCCATTGATGAATGTATGCAGTTGATGTCGGTGAACAATATCCGTTACCTGCCCGTCTTTAAGGGCGACGACGAACTGGTCGGCATCGTATCCATCAACGATATCATTAAGGCGGTGATCGCCAACCAGGCTGCTACCATTTCCCATTTGCAGTCCTATATCCATTCCTGA
- a CDS encoding heavy-metal-associated domain-containing protein translates to MRKIILIAVLCFSFIANAQINSVSLQASGLTCSMCSNAISKALKSLDFVWKVDPDIKTYSFEISFKPDSKIDFELIRKKVESAGFFVSAFYVSLSLDSIPVSSGVPFVIQDMTFLFVKENYRVPFGNGKVRILDKGYVPLEEYKRNKYQVQSSQVYHVALVANQ, encoded by the coding sequence ATGAGAAAGATTATTCTAATTGCAGTCCTCTGCTTTTCTTTCATCGCCAATGCGCAAATTAATAGTGTAAGCCTGCAGGCAAGTGGCCTTACCTGCAGCATGTGTAGCAATGCCATCAGTAAAGCATTGAAGTCGCTCGATTTTGTATGGAAAGTTGATCCCGATATTAAAACGTACAGTTTCGAGATTTCATTTAAGCCAGACAGTAAAATTGACTTTGAATTGATCAGGAAAAAAGTAGAGAGTGCAGGATTTTTTGTTTCTGCTTTTTATGTAAGCCTGAGTCTTGATAGTATTCCTGTAAGTTCCGGAGTACCTTTTGTTATTCAGGATATGACATTTCTGTTTGTGAAGGAGAATTACCGGGTTCCCTTTGGAAATGGGAAAGTAAGGATTTTGGATAAGGGATATGTTCCATTGGAGGAATATAAACGGAATAAGTATCAGGTCCAATCTTCACAAGTCTATCATGTTGCCCTGGTAGCCAATCAATAA
- a CDS encoding endonuclease/exonuclease/phosphatase family protein — protein sequence MKKLFFILAVQLSIAAAMAQDLNVMSFNIRLHTAADSLNAWPYRKDLVASQILYHEAHIIGVQEALHDQMMDLQQRLPGYQYAGVGRDDGKQKGEYSAIFYDTKRLEALESATFWLSETPEVPGSKSWDAAITRIVTWVKFRDRKTKKTFYAFNTHFDHMGKQARKESAQLLLRQVEAIAGKIPAVITGDFNATPSDEPIRVILDNSNSLHLKDSKGLSASPHYGPTGTFNGFTSKELNNEPIDHIFLKGNWKVGSHATISQTWQGRFASDHFAVIARLVL from the coding sequence ATGAAAAAGTTGTTTTTTATCCTTGCCGTTCAATTATCAATCGCCGCTGCCATGGCACAGGACCTCAATGTAATGAGCTTCAATATCCGCCTCCATACGGCGGCGGATAGCCTCAATGCCTGGCCCTACCGCAAGGACCTGGTTGCTTCCCAGATCCTTTACCATGAGGCCCATATCATTGGCGTGCAGGAGGCCTTGCACGACCAGATGATGGACCTCCAGCAGCGGCTGCCGGGTTACCAATATGCAGGTGTGGGCCGGGATGACGGTAAACAAAAAGGGGAGTATTCCGCGATCTTTTACGACACCAAACGACTGGAGGCCCTGGAGAGTGCCACCTTCTGGTTATCGGAAACACCGGAAGTGCCGGGAAGCAAAAGCTGGGATGCAGCCATCACCCGTATTGTGACCTGGGTGAAATTCCGGGACAGGAAAACGAAGAAGACCTTCTACGCCTTCAATACCCATTTCGACCATATGGGCAAGCAGGCCAGGAAGGAGAGTGCCCAACTCTTACTCCGCCAGGTGGAAGCCATTGCCGGTAAGATCCCGGCGGTGATCACCGGTGATTTCAATGCCACCCCTTCCGATGAACCCATCAGGGTGATCCTGGATAACAGCAATTCCCTGCACCTGAAGGATTCCAAAGGGTTATCCGCAAGCCCGCATTACGGACCAACCGGTACATTCAATGGCTTTACCAGTAAGGAGCTGAATAATGAACCGATCGATCATATTTTCCTGAAAGGAAACTGGAAAGTGGGCAGCCATGCCACGATCTCCCAAACCTGGCAGGGCCGATTCGCTTCTGATCATTTTGCGGTCATCGCGCGGCTCGTTTTGTAA
- a CDS encoding MGH1-like glycoside hydrolase domain-containing protein — protein MGAEQDRLKEPHWKKWGPYVSERQWGTVREDYTEDGNTWEGVTYDMARSYAYRWGEDGIGGICDDQQHICFALSLWNKKDPFLKERFFGLTGPRGNHGEDVKELYYYLDNTPTHSYMKMLYKYPQQEFPYERLYAENDRRSRQEPEFELVDTGIFDEGAYFDVFIEYAKAGPKDILIKLSVANRYKEAASLSLLPTVWFRNTWSWGNDDYKPVMLADGPNTIVLNHQRTGKYYLYCNGNCDLQFCENDTNWKRFLNKKGIQPLAKDGINDFIVNKKRMVTSKSKEGTKAAAHYNLNIGPGETVTVQLRLTNEALDYPFHDFDAIFWRRIAECDEFYAGLQHNIPSAEDRKIQRLAFSGMLWTKMFYYYDVEQWIMGDPKRPAPGNRIWGRNNEWMHLNNADVISMPDKWEYPWYAAWDLAFHCIPLAVLDAQFAKNQLMLLTREWYMHPNGQLPAYEWNFSDVNPPLHAWATWRVYEIDKHANDGKGDIAFLEALYHKLLLNFTWWVNRKDHDGNNIFQGGFLGLDNIGVFDRSAPLPGGGHLEQSDGTSWMAMFALNMLRISVELATHNEVYSNMATKFLEHFIYIAKAMNSIGETGTGLWDEEDKFFYDALRKPDGKELKLKVRSMVGLIPLFAVEVIDHALYDSIPDFEKRMAWFLKHKSAYAKVVSEWGDIRSESKHLLSIIREDKLKAILQRVLDETEFLSDYGVRALSKYHEKHPFHIEVEGNRFGVSYLPAESDSSMFGGNSNWRGPIWFPLNYLLIESLQRYHYFYGDSLKVECPTGSGNYMTLDGVADELSKRLVKLFRSTDEGERPVYGDYELLQKDPYFRDYILFYEYFNGDNGKGLGAAHQTGWTGLVAKLLQPRH, from the coding sequence ATGGGAGCAGAGCAGGACAGGCTGAAAGAGCCGCACTGGAAAAAATGGGGCCCCTACGTATCGGAAAGGCAATGGGGAACCGTTAGGGAGGATTATACCGAAGACGGCAATACCTGGGAAGGAGTTACTTACGATATGGCCAGGAGTTATGCCTATCGCTGGGGAGAGGACGGGATCGGGGGAATCTGTGACGACCAGCAGCACATCTGTTTTGCCCTGTCTCTCTGGAATAAAAAGGATCCCTTCCTGAAAGAGCGGTTCTTTGGGCTGACGGGGCCACGCGGGAACCATGGGGAGGATGTGAAGGAACTTTATTACTACCTCGACAATACGCCCACGCACTCCTACATGAAGATGCTGTACAAGTATCCGCAGCAGGAGTTTCCTTACGAAAGGCTTTATGCCGAGAACGACCGCCGGTCCAGGCAGGAACCCGAGTTTGAACTGGTGGACACCGGGATATTTGATGAAGGTGCCTATTTTGATGTGTTCATTGAATATGCCAAGGCCGGCCCGAAAGACATCCTCATCAAACTTTCAGTAGCCAACCGCTATAAAGAAGCTGCTTCATTATCACTGCTGCCCACCGTCTGGTTCCGCAACACCTGGTCCTGGGGAAATGACGACTACAAACCCGTAATGCTGGCGGATGGGCCCAATACCATTGTGCTCAACCACCAGCGGACAGGAAAATACTATCTCTATTGCAACGGCAATTGCGACCTTCAGTTTTGTGAGAACGATACGAACTGGAAAAGGTTCCTCAATAAAAAAGGCATCCAGCCTTTAGCCAAGGATGGCATCAATGATTTTATCGTCAACAAGAAACGCATGGTGACGAGCAAATCGAAAGAAGGTACTAAGGCCGCTGCGCACTATAACCTGAACATCGGCCCGGGTGAAACCGTGACGGTCCAATTGCGCCTGACAAATGAAGCCCTTGATTACCCTTTTCATGACTTCGATGCAATCTTTTGGAGAAGGATAGCAGAATGTGATGAGTTCTACGCTGGTCTGCAACACAATATCCCTTCTGCAGAAGATAGGAAAATACAACGCCTGGCTTTTTCCGGGATGTTATGGACCAAGATGTTCTACTATTATGATGTTGAGCAATGGATCATGGGTGACCCTAAAAGGCCGGCTCCCGGTAATCGTATATGGGGGCGCAACAATGAATGGATGCATTTGAATAATGCAGATGTCATTTCCATGCCAGATAAATGGGAGTATCCATGGTATGCAGCATGGGACCTGGCATTCCACTGTATTCCCCTGGCTGTGTTGGACGCCCAATTCGCAAAGAACCAGTTGATGTTGCTGACGAGGGAATGGTATATGCACCCGAATGGCCAACTCCCTGCCTATGAATGGAATTTCAGTGATGTTAATCCTCCATTGCATGCATGGGCTACCTGGCGGGTGTATGAGATCGATAAGCATGCCAATGACGGGAAGGGGGATATCGCTTTCCTGGAGGCCCTTTACCATAAGCTGCTGTTGAATTTCACCTGGTGGGTGAACCGTAAGGACCACGATGGTAACAATATCTTCCAGGGAGGCTTCCTTGGACTCGATAATATCGGGGTCTTCGACCGTAGTGCGCCTTTACCGGGCGGTGGTCATTTGGAACAAAGTGATGGTACAAGTTGGATGGCCATGTTTGCCCTGAACATGCTCAGGATATCCGTTGAGCTGGCTACGCACAATGAGGTGTATTCGAATATGGCGACCAAGTTCCTCGAACACTTCATCTATATTGCCAAGGCCATGAACAGCATAGGGGAGACCGGCACCGGGCTTTGGGATGAGGAGGATAAGTTCTTTTATGATGCCCTGCGCAAGCCTGATGGCAAGGAACTGAAGCTGAAGGTAAGGTCGATGGTGGGGTTGATCCCTCTATTTGCAGTGGAAGTGATAGACCATGCCTTGTATGATAGCATCCCGGATTTCGAGAAGCGCATGGCCTGGTTCCTGAAGCACAAATCGGCCTATGCCAAAGTGGTTTCGGAATGGGGTGATATCCGCTCCGAATCCAAGCACCTGCTCAGTATCATCAGGGAAGACAAGCTGAAGGCCATTTTGCAACGGGTATTGGACGAAACCGAATTCCTGAGTGATTACGGGGTGAGGGCCTTGTCGAAATACCATGAGAAGCATCCGTTCCATATTGAAGTGGAAGGCAATCGGTTTGGGGTGAGTTACCTACCGGCAGAATCAGACAGTTCGATGTTTGGTGGCAACTCCAACTGGCGTGGACCGATCTGGTTCCCGTTGAATTACCTGCTCATTGAATCATTGCAGCGCTATCATTATTTCTATGGCGACTCCCTGAAGGTTGAATGTCCGACCGGATCCGGCAATTACATGACCCTGGATGGGGTAGCCGACGAATTGTCGAAGCGGCTCGTTAAACTCTTCCGCAGCACGGATGAAGGGGAACGGCCGGTGTATGGCGATTATGAATTGTTACAGAAGGATCCTTACTTCAGGGATTATATTCTCTTCTATGAGTATTTCAATGGCGATAATGGTAAGGGACTGGGGGCTGCCCACCAGACAGGTTGGACAGGCCTGGTGGCGAAGTTGTTGCAGCCAAGGCATTGA
- a CDS encoding OmpA family protein codes for MKWFHRLLVAATLFLFPSVYSTSEAQFIKDIKRRAEEKLKRKAGDKVEEGIDKTIDGTGKKKPDGSGNNSGTASSDKTGTANKKGGAVVVEDDANANANATPTLKSYSKFDFVPGQKVVAMEDFGQDAIGDFPAKWNTNATGEIVNLDGQQGKFLMLSKEGVFMPEFITKLPDNFTLEMQVFCNPEFSFYSSGLYFMFAALKDRDKEFGNYKMYGQANREAVEVSIHPTDAGGNRGHSTFKVWVDNKETIKNEASNSKFHAKTHNQVKVSIWRQNQRLRVYLDDEKIWDIPRAFTMGKDYNSLLFMMGGTHQAIDRYVIGSIRLAIGAPDTRNKLINEGKYSTTGILFDVNKDQIRPESFGTLKDIANVLNENAAVKVKIIGHTDSDGDDAANLELSKRRAAAVKSALVNEFGIAADRLETDGKGETQPVGDNTKPEGKAQNRRVEFVKM; via the coding sequence ATGAAATGGTTTCATCGGTTATTGGTTGCCGCTACACTTTTCCTTTTCCCCTCTGTCTATTCCACTAGTGAAGCGCAATTTATTAAGGATATCAAACGCCGGGCGGAAGAGAAGCTCAAGCGCAAGGCCGGCGATAAGGTGGAAGAGGGTATTGATAAGACCATTGATGGCACCGGCAAGAAGAAGCCCGATGGCAGTGGCAATAATTCCGGCACAGCTTCTTCAGACAAGACCGGAACTGCAAACAAGAAGGGTGGTGCAGTGGTAGTGGAGGATGATGCTAATGCTAATGCTAATGCAACCCCAACACTAAAGTCCTATTCCAAGTTTGATTTTGTTCCCGGCCAGAAAGTGGTGGCCATGGAAGATTTCGGCCAGGATGCCATTGGTGATTTTCCTGCCAAATGGAATACCAATGCAACAGGGGAGATCGTGAACCTGGATGGGCAGCAGGGAAAATTCCTGATGTTATCTAAGGAAGGGGTATTCATGCCGGAATTCATCACCAAACTGCCAGATAATTTCACCCTTGAAATGCAGGTGTTCTGCAATCCAGAGTTCAGTTTCTACAGTAGCGGACTTTATTTCATGTTTGCCGCATTAAAGGACAGGGATAAAGAATTTGGCAACTATAAGATGTATGGCCAGGCCAACCGTGAGGCGGTGGAAGTGTCCATCCATCCAACCGATGCCGGTGGCAACAGGGGACATTCCACCTTTAAGGTTTGGGTGGACAATAAGGAGACCATTAAGAATGAGGCCAGCAATAGCAAGTTCCATGCGAAGACCCATAACCAGGTGAAGGTTTCTATCTGGCGGCAGAACCAACGCCTTAGGGTTTACCTGGATGATGAAAAGATTTGGGACATCCCGCGGGCATTCACGATGGGTAAGGATTACAACAGCCTGCTCTTCATGATGGGCGGCACCCACCAGGCCATCGACCGGTATGTGATCGGTTCCATCCGCCTGGCCATCGGGGCTCCGGATACCCGCAACAAACTGATCAATGAAGGTAAGTATTCTACTACCGGTATCCTCTTCGATGTGAACAAGGACCAGATCAGGCCGGAAAGTTTTGGCACCCTGAAGGATATCGCGAATGTATTGAACGAGAATGCAGCAGTAAAAGTGAAGATCATCGGCCATACCGATAGTGATGGGGATGATGCGGCCAATCTGGAACTTTCCAAGCGCAGGGCCGCAGCGGTGAAGAGTGCCCTGGTGAACGAATTCGGAATCGCTGCCGACCGCCTGGAAACCGATGGCAAGGGCGAAACCCAACCCGTTGGTGACAATACCAAGCCCGAAGGCAAGGCGCAGAACAGGAGGGTGGAGTTTGTGAAGATGTGA
- a CDS encoding endonuclease MutS2, protein MRLFPESAVVQLEFDKIKTLLEAHCKTEYAKAKARELRIHTRQEFIEKELKQSHEYKQLLLNGVYFPNDHVLNLSRDLKLLSIPGAVLSGEQFVHIRKLAESLQSIFRWFDNERRVANAGLADVIEGTYYEKTIQELINDVLDEHGNVLDNASEELRRIRISLYKKRADLRRMFERVVQKLNKQGYLADIEESFLNGRRVVAVFAENKRMIKGILHGESDTRKTAFIEPEETIELNNEVYSLENEESREVYRILRELTARLSVYAELLKTYHDILGEYDFIRAKGKFALDYNGEYPQVSEKPLIKLVNAYHPLLFLYNKKSGKPTIPVTIQLDDKSRILVISGPNAGGKTVTMKTVGLSQMMVQAGLLVPVHPSSQFGIFKQLMIHIGDTQSLEFELSTYSSHLKNMKYFMEMANGRTLFFIDELGSGSDPNLGGAFAEVIMEELARKHAMGIVTTHYLNLKVMANKTPGIINGAMAFDEHSLMPLYKLIIGKPGSSYTFSIAERIGLEKRLIDRARNLVDEDHFRLDKLLNRTEQDLRELEKKEKELNKMIKENERLKKEMEQVMNKEKHQQQVELLKHQNKITEDRINYLKDMDRKMKQILIEWKKSEDKEKVMKEMFALLFKKDENKVVNKLQKKIESKFDEVGGEIAVGVKVKMRRNHQVGEVIEMRGKRAVVKIGLLPMQVDIKDLVVVKEKKDVET, encoded by the coding sequence ATGAGATTATTCCCGGAATCGGCCGTTGTTCAACTGGAGTTTGATAAGATCAAGACCCTACTGGAAGCCCATTGCAAGACCGAGTATGCAAAGGCCAAGGCAAGGGAGTTGCGTATCCATACCCGTCAGGAATTCATCGAGAAGGAACTCAAGCAAAGCCATGAGTACAAGCAACTGCTGCTGAATGGCGTGTATTTTCCCAATGACCATGTTTTGAACCTTTCCCGCGACCTGAAGCTGCTTTCCATTCCCGGTGCAGTTTTGAGTGGGGAGCAGTTCGTGCATATCCGCAAACTGGCGGAGAGCCTGCAAAGCATATTCCGCTGGTTCGATAATGAACGCCGTGTGGCCAATGCCGGCCTGGCCGATGTGATCGAAGGAACCTATTATGAGAAGACGATACAGGAGTTGATCAATGATGTGTTGGATGAGCATGGCAATGTACTCGACAATGCTTCGGAAGAATTGCGCAGGATCCGGATCAGTCTTTATAAGAAACGTGCTGACCTTCGCCGGATGTTCGAGCGGGTGGTACAGAAACTCAATAAACAAGGCTACCTGGCTGATATCGAAGAATCCTTCCTCAATGGCCGTAGGGTAGTGGCCGTATTTGCCGAGAACAAGCGCATGATCAAAGGTATCCTGCATGGCGAAAGCGATACCAGGAAGACTGCCTTCATCGAGCCGGAAGAGACCATTGAGCTCAATAACGAAGTGTATTCCCTCGAGAATGAAGAGAGCAGGGAAGTGTACAGGATATTGCGGGAACTTACTGCCAGGCTTTCCGTATATGCGGAATTGCTAAAAACCTATCACGATATCCTGGGCGAATATGATTTCATCAGGGCGAAGGGAAAATTCGCCCTTGATTATAACGGTGAATATCCACAGGTGAGTGAGAAGCCTTTGATCAAACTGGTGAATGCTTATCACCCTTTACTATTCCTCTATAACAAGAAATCGGGTAAGCCCACCATTCCGGTCACCATCCAGCTGGATGACAAAAGCCGGATACTGGTGATCAGTGGGCCGAATGCGGGCGGTAAAACAGTAACGATGAAGACCGTGGGGTTATCGCAGATGATGGTGCAGGCAGGCTTGCTGGTGCCTGTCCATCCGTCCTCCCAGTTCGGCATCTTCAAACAACTCATGATCCATATTGGCGATACCCAGAGCCTGGAGTTTGAGCTGAGTACCTATAGCTCCCATCTCAAGAACATGAAGTATTTCATGGAGATGGCCAATGGCCGGACCCTTTTCTTCATCGATGAATTGGGTAGCGGTTCAGATCCCAACCTGGGTGGAGCCTTCGCGGAAGTGATCATGGAAGAGCTGGCAAGAAAGCATGCCATGGGTATTGTGACCACCCACTACCTCAACCTGAAGGTGATGGCCAACAAGACCCCCGGTATCATCAACGGCGCCATGGCCTTCGATGAGCATAGTCTTATGCCCTTATACAAACTCATTATCGGTAAGCCGGGAAGTTCCTATACCTTCTCTATTGCCGAGCGCATCGGGTTGGAAAAGCGATTGATCGATCGGGCGAGGAACCTGGTGGATGAAGACCATTTCCGTCTCGATAAACTCCTGAACCGTACCGAGCAGGACCTGCGCGAATTGGAAAAGAAGGAGAAGGAACTGAACAAAATGATCAAGGAAAATGAGCGCCTGAAAAAGGAGATGGAGCAGGTGATGAACAAGGAGAAGCACCAGCAACAGGTAGAACTGTTGAAGCACCAGAATAAGATCACTGAAGATCGGATCAATTACCTCAAGGATATGGATCGCAAGATGAAGCAGATCCTGATCGAATGGAAGAAATCGGAAGACAAGGAAAAGGTGATGAAGGAAATGTTCGCGCTGCTCTTCAAGAAGGATGAGAATAAGGTGGTGAACAAACTGCAGAAGAAGATCGAGTCGAAGTTCGATGAAGTGGGTGGTGAGATCGCGGTGGGGGTTAAAGTAAAGATGCGCCGCAACCACCAGGTGGGAGAAGTGATCGAGATGAGGGGCAAGCGGGCAGTGGTGAAGATCGGGCTCCTGCCCATGCAGGTAGATATTAAAGACCTGGTGGTAGTAAAGGAGAAGAAGGATGTAGAAACCTGA